The genome window AGGCGAGCAGCGCCTCCTGGGTGTCGGGCTCGACATGGGCCCAGACGGTGGTGCCGTCGTCGACCAGGTACAGCGCGTGTTCGATGTGGCCGTTGGCGGAGAGGATCAGCGCCTCGGTGGCCTCGCCGGTGGGGAGTTCGCTGACGTGCTGGGTGAGCAGCAGATGCAGCCAGCTGAGCCGGTCCGCGCCGGAGACCGCGATGACGCCCCGGTGGGAGAGGTCGACGAACCCTCTGCCGTCGGCGAGGGCACGCTGTTCACGGAACAGGTCGCCGTAGTGCGCGGCGACACCTTCGTCCACACCCTCGGCGGGGACGGCTCCGGGCAGGGACAGCAGAGGGCTCTTCATACGCTAAGCCTACGACTCGGTAGTTGAACTCTTGGAGACCTTGCGGGAGCAGTCCTCGCAGCGGCCGAAGATCGCGAAGTGCTTCATGTCCGTGTCGAAGCCGAAGGTCTCGCGCAGCTTGGCCGTGAAGTCCGCCGCCACCGACACATCCGCCTCGATCACGTTCGTACAGTCCCGGCAGACGAGGTGGATGTGATGGTGCCGGTCGGCCAGGTGGTACGTCGGCGCCCCGTGCCCGAGGTGCGCGTGGCTGACCAGCCCCAGCTCCTCCAGCAGCTCCAGGGTCCGGTAGACCGTCGAGATATTGATCCCCGACGCCGTCTTCCGCACTTCCCCGAGGATGTCGTCGGGGGTCGCGTGTTCCAGGGTGTCCACGGCTTCGAGCACGAGCTGCCGCTGCGGCGTCAGCCGGTAGCCGCGCTGCCTGAGGTCACTCTTCCAGTCGGTGCTCACCACGCCTTGAGTCTAGAACTACGTCAGCCACCCAGGGAGCCGTCCCGGGTTTGCGCTCGGGTCATCGATGGCTTCGATGAGGCCCGGCCGCGTCCAGCCCTCACGCGACGAGCGTGAGGGCAGGGGCCACTGACCTGGCCCCGCAGACCCGAACGCCTGCTTGACGCCTACTTGAAGAACGCGATGCCGTCGTCCGGCATGTCGTCCGGGAGGGCCTTGGCCCAGCGTTCGACGTCCTCGGGGGTGACGACCTTCTTGAGGTGCGCGGACATGTAGGGGCGCAGCTCGACGTCGGGGGTCGACTTCTCGCCGACCCACATCAGGTCGCTGTGAACATAGCCGTAGAGGCGCTTGCCGCCGCTGTAGGGGCCCGAGGCCGCCGTGCGGGCGACCGCGTCCGTGACCAGGTCGATCTGCGGCTTCTGCTTGGCCAGCTCGCCGTACCAGATCTCGACGACGCCGTCGTCCCTGGTCATCACGATCTCGACCTTGCGGTCGGCGTCGATCCGCCAGAACCCCGACTCGGTCTCCAGCGGGCGGACCTTGTTGCCGTCGTTGTCCAGCACCCACGTGTGGGAGTGGTACTCCAGGAAGTCCCGGCCGTCGTGGGTGAAGGTGACCTCCTGGCCGAAGTTGCACTTCTCGGAGCCGGGGAAGTCATGGACGCCCGCGCCGGCCCAGTCGCCCAGCAGAAAGGCGAGGGGGACGAGGTCCTTGTGCAGGTCGGACGGGATCTCGATCATGAGTGGGGCTTCCTGGACTGGATACGGTTCAGCGCTGGCCCTGGTACAGCTTCTTCACGGTCAGCCCGGCGAAGGCGAGCACGCCGACGGCGACCAGGACCAGCAGGGTCTCGAAGAAGATGATCACGGAGTGCTCCTCGGATGAGCGGGACGCGGGGCCGACCCCAGCTTACGCGGCCGGGGCCGAGCCCTTTCAGCAAGGTCCGCGCTTGACTCCGTCCAGGAACAGGGCCCAGGCCCCGGCGTCGAAGAGCAGGGCTCCTCGGGCCGGGTCCTTGCTGTCGCGGACGGGGACGAGAGGGGTGCGGGGGGTGAGCTTGGAGGCGACTTCGACGCAGTTGCCGCCGTCCGAGTTGCTGTAGCTGCTCTTGCGCCAGGTGGCGGCGGCGAGGAGATCGTCGGAGACTTCGACGCAGTTGCCGCCGTCGGGATTGCTGTAGCTGCTCTTGCGCCACGACACTGTGCTCAGGTCGATGTCTCGCACGGCGCTTCCTCCAACATCCTGCCGATGAACTGCCGTGATTCATCCGGGGATAGGGACAAATCGCGTACTCCATCGTATCGGAGCTGGAGCTGTTCAACGCCCTTGTTTTCCTGCACCAGCTCTCCCGAGTAGGCGGTCTCCACCCAGGCCACCGTCTGACCGTCCGATCCCCGCAGGAACATGGTGTCGGTGTTGGGCAGCCCGTGC of Streptomyces phaeolivaceus contains these proteins:
- a CDS encoding Fur family transcriptional regulator codes for the protein MVSTDWKSDLRQRGYRLTPQRQLVLEAVDTLEHATPDDILGEVRKTASGINISTVYRTLELLEELGLVSHAHLGHGAPTYHLADRHHHIHLVCRDCTNVIEADVSVAADFTAKLRETFGFDTDMKHFAIFGRCEDCSRKVSKSSTTES
- a CDS encoding FABP family protein, translated to MIEIPSDLHKDLVPLAFLLGDWAGAGVHDFPGSEKCNFGQEVTFTHDGRDFLEYHSHTWVLDNDGNKVRPLETESGFWRIDADRKVEIVMTRDDGVVEIWYGELAKQKPQIDLVTDAVARTAASGPYSGGKRLYGYVHSDLMWVGEKSTPDVELRPYMSAHLKKVVTPEDVERWAKALPDDMPDDGIAFFK
- a CDS encoding DUF397 domain-containing protein, with the translated sequence MRDIDLSTVSWRKSSYSNPDGGNCVEVSDDLLAAATWRKSSYSNSDGGNCVEVASKLTPRTPLVPVRDSKDPARGALLFDAGAWALFLDGVKRGPC